In a single window of the Pontibacter russatus genome:
- a CDS encoding M16 family metallopeptidase encodes MKRKFVTCLLWCAASLAALAQTEGNRIEFTEYDLPNGLHVILHEDHSTPNVAVSVLYHVGSKNEVEGRSGFAHFFEHLMFEGTENIGRGEYSSLVQKAGGALNANTSFDRTYYYELLPSNQLALGLWLEAERMKHAKIDEIGVETQRKVVQEEKRERIDNQPYGSMGENVFSLAFQEHPYKTMPIGSFEDLNAASIGEFRDFYKTFYVPNNATLSIAGDIDTEETKKLIEEYFGDIPKGTKEIPRPDVVEPEQTAERRKTVYDNIQLPAVIQAYHIPAQGTEDYYALSMLTTLLSGGESARLPKALVDKQQIAVAAASIPFPTEDPGLFLTFAIANMGVEVDDLEQAMNAEIERVKTESLSDREFQKLRNQVESDFVQQNSTVAGIAESLANYSVYYGDANLINTELQRYMKVTKEDIQRVAKEYLTKDNRVVLHYLPQSEKPQQ; translated from the coding sequence ATGAAACGAAAGTTTGTCACCTGCCTTTTGTGGTGCGCCGCCAGCCTGGCTGCGCTGGCGCAGACCGAAGGCAACAGAATAGAATTTACAGAGTACGACCTCCCGAACGGCCTGCACGTGATCCTGCACGAAGACCACTCCACCCCGAACGTGGCCGTGTCGGTGCTGTACCATGTGGGCTCCAAAAATGAAGTGGAAGGCCGCTCCGGCTTTGCGCACTTTTTCGAGCACCTCATGTTTGAGGGCACTGAGAACATCGGCCGCGGCGAGTACAGCTCACTGGTGCAGAAGGCGGGCGGCGCCCTGAACGCCAACACCTCCTTCGACCGCACCTATTACTACGAGTTGCTGCCGTCTAACCAACTGGCGCTGGGGCTGTGGCTGGAGGCGGAGCGCATGAAGCACGCCAAGATAGACGAGATTGGGGTGGAGACGCAGCGCAAGGTAGTGCAGGAAGAGAAGCGGGAGCGCATCGACAACCAGCCCTATGGCTCCATGGGCGAGAATGTGTTTTCCCTTGCCTTCCAGGAGCATCCCTACAAAACCATGCCCATCGGCTCCTTCGAGGATTTGAATGCGGCCAGCATCGGGGAGTTCCGCGACTTCTACAAGACCTTTTACGTGCCCAACAACGCGACGCTTTCCATTGCCGGAGACATTGACACAGAAGAAACAAAGAAGCTGATAGAAGAATACTTTGGCGACATCCCGAAAGGCACCAAAGAGATACCCCGCCCCGATGTGGTGGAGCCGGAGCAGACAGCGGAGCGCCGCAAAACGGTATATGACAACATCCAACTGCCCGCCGTGATCCAGGCCTACCATATCCCGGCGCAGGGTACGGAGGATTACTACGCCCTTTCCATGCTGACTACCCTGCTATCTGGCGGGGAGAGTGCGCGGCTGCCCAAGGCGCTGGTCGACAAGCAGCAGATAGCCGTGGCCGCCGCCTCCATTCCGTTCCCGACCGAGGACCCCGGCCTTTTCCTGACCTTCGCCATTGCCAACATGGGCGTGGAGGTGGACGACCTGGAACAGGCCATGAACGCGGAGATTGAGCGCGTGAAGACGGAGTCGCTCTCGGACCGCGAGTTTCAGAAGCTGCGCAACCAGGTGGAAAGCGACTTTGTGCAGCAGAACAGCACCGTGGCGGGTATAGCCGAGAGTCTGGCCAACTACTCCGTGTACTATGGCGACGCCAACCTGATCAACACAGAACTGCAACGCTATATGAAGGTGACGAAAGAGGATATCCAGCGCGTGGCGAAAGAGTACCTCACCAAAGACAACCGCGTGGTGCTGCATTACCTGCCACAATCCGAAAAGCCGCAGCAATAG
- a CDS encoding M16 family metallopeptidase, whose translation MIKKLYSTALLALALVYITPAQAQQTTPPPPGPAPQIELGEYEHFTLKNGLKVYVVENHKLPVVSMSLVLDRDPILEGDKAGYVQAAGQMMRTGTTTRTKDQFDEQVDFIGADLGFSSTGFSASSLKKHLPTLVDLTTDALLHPKFTQEELDKIKKQMKASLAQSKDDPDAIASRTRNLVLYGKDHPYGELMTEETVDNITLQDIQKYYDTYFKPNIGYLAVVGDVKPKEVRKLLKKSFRKWEKGEVPEKEYDLPAQPEQTQVVIVDRPSAVQSSLVLTNSADLEPGAPDAVAASLMNSILGGGMDSRLFQNLRETHGYTYGAYSSINSDEILGRFNAGANVRNAVTDSAVTEFIDELSRIRDERVSAEELRDAKAYVMGSFGRGLENPATVAVYAINTARYGLPEDYYANYLKKVEAVTAEDVQRVAQKYIHPDKMYILAVGSASEIAGKLKPFDKDTITYYNATGEKVARVAMGVPAGVTAEQVIADYIKAIGGQEAIGNLKDITVTSKASVQGMPLTLVQRQKGNDKFVTQIMMNDNPVQRVVINGDKGRMEAPMQGVNKELTKEELVTQMLEVSQFPVLQYKKLGVETKLTGMEKVDGKEAYAVEVTLPNGQKSTHYFDKATGLRLKQVNNLESPQGIITQTKTYSDYKEVNGVKFPYVVETVVGPQTIRAEVQQIEVNKNLPDDTFKM comes from the coding sequence ATGATAAAGAAACTATATAGCACTGCACTCCTGGCGCTGGCGCTGGTATATATAACCCCGGCCCAGGCGCAACAGACCACGCCGCCGCCGCCGGGACCAGCCCCGCAAATTGAGCTGGGCGAGTACGAGCACTTCACCCTCAAAAACGGGCTGAAAGTATATGTGGTGGAGAACCACAAACTGCCGGTGGTGTCAATGTCGCTGGTGCTGGACCGCGACCCGATTCTGGAGGGCGACAAAGCCGGATACGTGCAGGCGGCCGGGCAGATGATGCGCACGGGCACCACCACCCGCACCAAAGACCAGTTTGACGAGCAGGTGGATTTTATCGGCGCTGACCTGGGCTTCTCTTCTACCGGCTTCAGCGCCTCGTCCCTGAAAAAGCACCTGCCCACGCTGGTGGACCTGACCACCGATGCGCTGCTGCATCCGAAGTTCACACAAGAGGAACTTGACAAGATAAAGAAGCAGATGAAAGCCAGCCTGGCGCAATCGAAAGACGACCCGGATGCCATCGCCAGCCGCACGCGCAACCTGGTGCTATATGGCAAAGACCACCCTTACGGCGAACTGATGACCGAGGAGACGGTGGACAACATCACGCTGCAGGACATCCAGAAGTATTATGACACCTATTTCAAGCCAAACATCGGCTACCTGGCAGTGGTGGGCGACGTGAAGCCGAAGGAGGTGAGGAAGCTCCTGAAGAAATCATTCCGGAAGTGGGAGAAAGGCGAGGTGCCGGAGAAAGAGTATGACCTGCCAGCGCAGCCGGAGCAAACGCAGGTAGTAATTGTGGACAGGCCAAGCGCGGTGCAAAGCTCGCTGGTCCTCACCAACTCCGCCGACCTGGAGCCGGGTGCGCCCGATGCCGTGGCCGCTTCGCTGATGAACAGCATCCTGGGCGGCGGCATGGACTCGCGCCTGTTCCAGAACCTGCGCGAAACCCACGGCTACACCTACGGCGCCTACTCCTCCATTAACAGCGATGAGATACTGGGCCGGTTCAATGCTGGTGCCAACGTGCGAAATGCCGTGACAGACAGTGCCGTGACGGAGTTTATAGATGAACTGAGCAGGATTCGCGACGAACGTGTGAGCGCCGAGGAACTGCGGGACGCCAAAGCCTATGTGATGGGCAGCTTCGGCCGCGGCCTGGAGAACCCCGCCACGGTAGCCGTGTATGCCATCAACACCGCCCGCTACGGCCTGCCCGAGGATTACTACGCCAACTACCTGAAGAAAGTGGAGGCCGTGACGGCAGAGGATGTGCAGCGCGTGGCGCAGAAGTACATCCACCCTGACAAGATGTACATCCTGGCCGTGGGCAGCGCCTCTGAGATAGCCGGCAAACTGAAGCCGTTCGACAAGGATACCATCACCTATTACAACGCCACCGGCGAGAAAGTAGCCCGTGTGGCCATGGGCGTGCCTGCCGGGGTTACTGCGGAACAGGTGATTGCCGATTACATCAAAGCCATTGGCGGGCAGGAGGCCATCGGAAATCTGAAGGATATCACCGTCACTAGCAAGGCCAGCGTGCAGGGCATGCCCCTCACGCTGGTGCAGCGGCAGAAGGGCAACGATAAATTCGTGACGCAGATTATGATGAACGACAATCCGGTGCAGCGCGTGGTCATTAACGGCGACAAAGGCAGAATGGAGGCGCCGATGCAGGGCGTGAACAAGGAACTGACGAAAGAGGAGTTAGTCACGCAAATGCTGGAAGTCAGCCAGTTTCCGGTGCTGCAGTACAAGAAACTGGGTGTCGAAACGAAACTGACGGGCATGGAGAAAGTAGACGGCAAAGAGGCCTACGCGGTAGAGGTAACGCTGCCAAACGGCCAGAAATCCACTCACTACTTTGACAAAGCCACCGGCCTGCGCCTGAAGCAGGTAAATAACTTAGAATCACCGCAGGGTATCATCACCCAAACTAAAACCTACAGCGACTACAAAGAGGTGAACGGGGTGAAGTTCCCTTACGTGGTAGAGACCGTGGTAGGCCCGCAGACAATAAGAGCCGAGGTGCAGCAAATCGAAGTGAACAAAAACCTGCCCGACGACACGTTTAAAATGTAG
- a CDS encoding DUF72 domain-containing protein: MDFGKLQDISRVDFTLPPDHPDTLPLLRQAGSYIKPRVYVGLPVWANKAWVGSLYPGSMRDKDALLWYGRQFNTIELNSTHYHIPGPDTIDRWRQAVPQGFTFCPKFPQLISHEAALRSTRDITAAFCAAIAGLEDKLGDAFLQLPPYFAPRQLPDLEAFLRFIPESIPLAVELRHPDWFADNVASLALFEVLEKHRAGTVLTDVAGRRDVLHMRLTTPSAMIRFVGNGLHPTDYARIDAWVERLKLWFDNGLRQLYFFVHEPDNTLAPDLAIYLIEQLNKVCGFDLKPPKKFVQPVQGELF; the protein is encoded by the coding sequence ATGGACTTCGGGAAACTCCAAGACATCAGCCGCGTTGATTTTACGCTTCCCCCTGACCACCCCGACACGCTGCCCCTGTTGCGGCAGGCTGGCTCCTATATAAAACCGCGCGTGTATGTGGGGCTGCCGGTGTGGGCGAACAAAGCGTGGGTGGGCAGCCTGTACCCCGGCAGCATGCGCGACAAAGACGCCCTGCTCTGGTACGGCAGGCAGTTTAACACCATCGAGCTCAACAGCACACACTACCACATCCCCGGCCCCGACACCATAGACCGCTGGCGGCAGGCTGTACCGCAGGGCTTCACCTTCTGCCCCAAGTTTCCGCAGCTTATCAGCCACGAGGCCGCCCTGCGCAGCACACGCGATATAACCGCGGCCTTCTGCGCGGCCATTGCCGGGCTGGAAGACAAGTTGGGGGATGCTTTCCTGCAACTGCCGCCGTATTTCGCACCCCGGCAACTCCCCGACCTGGAGGCCTTCCTGAGGTTTATACCGGAGAGCATCCCGCTCGCCGTGGAGCTGCGCCACCCCGACTGGTTTGCGGACAATGTGGCGAGCCTGGCGCTGTTCGAGGTGCTGGAGAAGCACAGGGCGGGCACCGTGCTGACGGATGTGGCCGGACGACGCGATGTGCTGCACATGCGCCTCACCACGCCTTCGGCCATGATCCGCTTTGTCGGCAACGGCCTGCACCCAACTGATTACGCCCGCATCGATGCTTGGGTGGAGCGCCTGAAACTTTGGTTTGACAACGGCCTGCGCCAGCTCTACTTTTTCGTGCATGAGCCGGACAACACGCTGGCACCAGACCTGGCTATATACCTGATCGAGCAACTCAACAAAGTCTGCGGCTTTGACCTGAAGCCCCCGAAGAAATTTGTGCAGCCGGTGCAGGGGGAGCTGTTTTGA
- a CDS encoding septal ring lytic transglycosylase RlpA family protein, translating into MINNRKCFILSAIIFLFIGISQPISAQSTDIQKGEASWYGSKYHGRPTSSGEPYNKNEMTAAHKTLPFGTKVKVTNLENNESVIVRINDRGPFVGDRIIDVSEVAARKLEFHDEGIGYVKVEVLELPGDYDAQRAGVFTIQAGTYASMQHAEHLSQKLKAFDKHLEVELKDEIVQGKKVHRIRAGRFENRQQAEAFNDLLKEEGLSGLVKEA; encoded by the coding sequence ATGATAAATAATAGAAAGTGCTTCATTTTATCAGCAATCATTTTTCTATTTATCGGCATCAGCCAGCCCATCTCTGCACAAAGCACAGACATACAAAAAGGGGAAGCCTCGTGGTACGGGAGCAAGTACCACGGCAGGCCAACCAGCAGCGGCGAACCCTACAACAAGAACGAAATGACCGCCGCCCATAAAACACTCCCTTTCGGCACCAAAGTGAAAGTAACCAACCTCGAAAACAACGAGTCGGTGATTGTCCGCATCAACGACCGGGGCCCGTTCGTGGGAGACCGCATCATCGACGTGTCGGAGGTGGCTGCCCGCAAGCTGGAGTTTCACGACGAGGGCATCGGGTATGTAAAAGTAGAGGTGCTGGAACTGCCCGGCGACTATGATGCGCAGCGTGCCGGTGTCTTTACCATCCAGGCGGGCACCTATGCCAGCATGCAGCACGCGGAGCACCTGAGCCAGAAACTGAAGGCCTTCGACAAGCACCTGGAGGTAGAGTTGAAAGACGAAATCGTCCAGGGCAAAAAAGTGCATCGCATCAGGGCGGGCCGTTTCGAAAACCGCCAGCAGGCCGAGGCATTCAACGATTTGCTGAAAGAGGAAGGGCTGTCCGGCCTTGTGAAAGAGGCGTAA
- a CDS encoding amidase yields the protein MKKSRIALLGALCFVSGAFVTRLADDKITVAVLQDAQKLMGLHFSDAQLDSTLSEMADFRESYEEIRKVPLPNEVAPALVFNPIPAGYQFEQQKTPFEVARPAKVRLPKNREELAFYSVPQLAELVRTQQITSEELTKFFLARLKKYGPTLECVTTLTEELALQQARQADQEIKAGKYKGMLHGIPFGVKDLLSTRRYKTTWGAMPYKDQVIDEDATVVQRLQEAGGVLVAKTTLGALAMGDVWYGGKTRSPWDISQGSSGSSAGSAAAVAAGLLPYAIGTETLGSIVSPSTACGTTGLRPTFGRVSRHGAMALSWSMDKIGPIARSAEDCAIVFNAIYGPDGKDQSVYDAPFNYNPNIDAKKLRVGYLKNDFAGKYGFKQNDEATLAALRKAGVELVPLELPDLPAGALALTISVEGAAAFDELTRSGRDSLLVAQHRNAWPNYFRAARFVPAVEYLQAQRVRNLLVQQMQEKLRDVDVYISPSFASSNLVVTNLTGHPCVVVPNGFQENGMPTTITFIGKLFGEAELLTFARFYQDLTNHEEKHPSLNFGKKKKS from the coding sequence ATGAAGAAAAGTAGAATTGCCTTGCTCGGTGCCCTATGCTTCGTTTCCGGGGCTTTCGTGACCAGGTTGGCAGATGATAAAATAACAGTGGCGGTGCTGCAGGACGCGCAGAAACTGATGGGCCTGCACTTCTCGGATGCGCAGCTGGATTCCACGCTGTCGGAGATGGCGGATTTCAGGGAGAGCTACGAGGAAATCCGGAAGGTGCCGCTGCCGAACGAGGTGGCGCCCGCGCTCGTGTTTAACCCCATTCCGGCAGGGTATCAGTTTGAACAGCAGAAAACACCGTTTGAGGTGGCCCGTCCGGCAAAGGTAAGGCTGCCGAAGAACCGTGAGGAGCTGGCGTTTTACTCCGTTCCGCAACTGGCGGAGCTGGTGCGGACGCAGCAGATTACCTCTGAGGAGCTGACGAAATTCTTTCTCGCCCGCCTGAAAAAGTACGGACCCACCCTGGAGTGCGTCACCACGCTGACGGAGGAACTGGCGCTGCAGCAGGCCCGGCAGGCTGACCAGGAGATAAAGGCCGGTAAGTACAAAGGCATGCTGCACGGCATCCCGTTCGGGGTGAAAGACCTGCTCTCCACCCGAAGATACAAGACCACCTGGGGTGCCATGCCCTACAAAGACCAGGTGATAGACGAGGATGCGACGGTGGTGCAGCGCCTGCAGGAGGCGGGCGGCGTGCTGGTGGCGAAAACAACCCTGGGGGCGCTGGCGATGGGCGATGTGTGGTACGGCGGCAAAACCCGCTCGCCCTGGGATATAAGCCAGGGCTCCAGCGGCTCGTCGGCCGGTTCGGCAGCGGCGGTGGCGGCTGGCTTGCTGCCTTACGCCATCGGTACCGAAACGCTGGGCTCCATTGTCTCCCCGTCCACGGCTTGCGGCACCACAGGCCTGCGGCCGACGTTTGGGCGCGTGAGCCGCCACGGCGCGATGGCCCTGAGCTGGTCGATGGACAAAATCGGCCCGATTGCCCGCTCCGCCGAGGATTGCGCCATCGTGTTCAACGCCATATATGGACCGGACGGAAAGGACCAATCGGTATATGACGCCCCTTTCAACTACAACCCGAACATCGATGCGAAGAAGCTGCGCGTGGGCTATCTCAAAAATGATTTCGCGGGGAAATACGGCTTCAAGCAAAACGACGAGGCCACCCTGGCGGCACTGCGCAAAGCTGGCGTGGAACTGGTGCCCCTCGAGTTGCCCGACCTGCCTGCCGGTGCCCTGGCGCTGACCATATCGGTGGAGGGGGCCGCCGCTTTCGACGAACTGACGCGCAGCGGCCGCGACAGCCTGCTGGTGGCGCAGCACAGGAACGCCTGGCCCAATTATTTCCGGGCGGCCCGTTTTGTGCCTGCCGTGGAGTACCTGCAGGCGCAGCGCGTGCGCAATTTGTTGGTGCAGCAGATGCAGGAAAAGCTGCGGGACGTGGATGTCTATATAAGCCCGTCGTTTGCCAGCAGCAATCTGGTGGTCACGAACCTGACAGGGCATCCGTGCGTGGTGGTGCCGAACGGTTTTCAGGAGAACGGCATGCCCACCACCATCACGTTTATCGGCAAGCTTTTCGGGGAGGCGGAGCTGCTCACCTTCGCCAGGTTCTACCAGGACCTGACGAACCACGAGGAGAAGCACCCGAGCCTGAACTTCGGGAAGAAAAAGAAATCCTGA